One Parcubacteria group bacterium DNA window includes the following coding sequences:
- the hisS gene encoding histidine--tRNA ligase translates to MPNKKPTTKKMKKSAETPSAKKKKEGNFAHPRGMRDIKNDTFYHYQGFFEKAAEIAVYYGFRPIETPILEREEVFTAGVGEHTDIVEKEMYSLKTRGGDALVMRPEGTAPVMRAYLEHGMHTLPQPVMLYYYGPFFRHDRPQGGRYRQFYQFGIEILGTSHNIADAMTIGLMHKMLVESGLKHLSVLINSIGCRSCRTVYVRELTTYYRRHIQKLSPIDKERLKTNPLRILDSKEEETREINAEAPEAVAHLCEACKGHFAGVLEYLDAMGIPYHIDHTLVRGLDYYTRTVFEIVTDGGAPVAPVQEPKKDAEKTDESTEADPEAKTETPPEDTPPAKEVAVPPRLALAGGGRYDDLAKRFNAKRDVPAVGATIGVDRVIESPEFSPHSPRIIKKPKVYFIQLGAEAKLKSLEVIELLRKAHIPIAHALSKDKLSLQLSTAEKLAIPFVIIIGQKESVDGTVIVRDMGSRSQETVPIEKFADYLKKKMRE, encoded by the coding sequence ATGCCCAACAAAAAACCGACAACTAAAAAGATGAAGAAGTCCGCCGAAACTCCCTCGGCAAAAAAGAAAAAGGAGGGAAACTTCGCACACCCACGCGGTATGCGTGATATTAAGAACGATACGTTCTATCATTACCAGGGCTTTTTTGAAAAAGCTGCAGAAATTGCAGTGTACTATGGCTTCAGACCGATAGAAACACCGATACTGGAACGCGAGGAAGTGTTCACTGCAGGGGTTGGAGAACACACCGATATTGTTGAGAAAGAGATGTATTCACTCAAGACCAGAGGGGGCGACGCCTTGGTTATGCGCCCTGAAGGAACAGCGCCAGTAATGCGCGCCTATCTGGAACACGGCATGCACACACTGCCTCAACCCGTCATGCTCTACTACTACGGGCCGTTTTTCCGGCACGACCGACCGCAGGGAGGGCGTTATCGGCAGTTTTACCAGTTTGGGATCGAGATTCTCGGCACCTCTCACAATATTGCAGACGCAATGACGATTGGGCTCATGCACAAGATGCTCGTCGAGTCAGGGTTGAAGCATCTCTCGGTCTTGATCAACAGTATTGGATGCCGTTCGTGCCGTACTGTCTATGTGCGTGAACTAACCACCTATTATCGACGACACATTCAGAAATTGAGTCCAATTGACAAAGAACGGCTCAAGACAAACCCCCTTCGCATTCTCGACTCAAAAGAGGAGGAGACACGCGAGATTAACGCCGAAGCACCCGAGGCGGTGGCGCACCTTTGCGAAGCCTGCAAGGGTCACTTTGCTGGCGTACTCGAATACTTGGACGCGATGGGAATCCCCTACCACATTGACCACACATTAGTCCGCGGTCTCGACTATTACACGCGTACTGTCTTTGAGATTGTCACTGATGGCGGCGCACCCGTCGCTCCCGTTCAAGAGCCAAAGAAGGATGCTGAGAAAACAGATGAAAGCACAGAGGCGGATCCCGAGGCAAAGACAGAGACGCCCCCTGAAGACACTCCTCCCGCAAAAGAAGTGGCGGTTCCTCCTCGCCTTGCCCTCGCTGGTGGCGGACGATATGACGATCTTGCGAAACGATTTAACGCAAAGCGCGATGTCCCTGCTGTGGGCGCCACGATTGGCGTCGACCGCGTCATCGAATCTCCTGAATTCTCGCCTCACTCTCCCCGCATTATTAAAAAGCCAAAGGTATACTTCATTCAGCTCGGCGCCGAGGCAAAACTGAAAAGCTTGGAAGTCATCGAACTGCTGCGGAAGGCCCACATACCAATCGCCCACGCGCTCTCAAAGGACAAACTCTCTCTCCAGCTGAGCACAGCAGAGAAACTCGCTATTCCTTTTGTCATCATTATCGGACAGAAGGAGTCGGTTGACGGAACAGTCATCGTGCGCGACATGGGATCGCGGTCTCAAGAAACAGTACCTATTGAAAAGTTCGCCGATTATCTCAAGAAGAAGATGCGGGAATAG
- the lepB gene encoding signal peptidase I codes for MVEEKEAQAEEKTSKEQFSLFTFLFETVKFAVIALLIVIPFRIYIAQPYIVSGASMEETFKSGTYLIVDQFTYRFDEPERGDVIIFRLPQDPSKFLIKRVIGLPGETVKITQGEVTITKPGTEPFTLAEPYVVPDNFMDIRIKTLKDTEYFVMGDNRPESLDSRIWGPLPQENIIGEAFFALFPLNDMALHPGRHSFEEITP; via the coding sequence ATGGTTGAGGAAAAAGAAGCACAGGCGGAAGAAAAAACATCTAAAGAACAATTTAGTCTTTTTACATTTCTCTTTGAAACAGTAAAGTTTGCCGTCATTGCCCTCCTCATTGTTATCCCCTTTCGCATTTACATCGCACAACCCTACATTGTAAGCGGTGCCTCAATGGAGGAAACATTTAAAAGCGGCACGTATCTCATTGTTGACCAGTTCACGTATCGCTTTGATGAACCTGAGCGTGGCGACGTCATCATCTTTCGCCTCCCGCAAGATCCTTCAAAGTTTTTGATTAAGCGTGTCATCGGACTGCCAGGAGAAACTGTCAAAATCACGCAAGGTGAGGTAACCATTACCAAACCCGGAACAGAGCCTTTCACCCTTGCTGAGCCCTATGTCGTTCCAGACAACTTCATGGACATCCGAATAAAAACCCTCAAAGACACGGAGTACTTCGTGATGGGAGACAACCGACCCGAAAGTTTGGACTCACGCATCTGGGGTCCACTTCCGCAGGAAAACATAATCGGTGAAGCATTTTTTGCCCTCTTCCCGCTCAATGACATGGCGCTCCATCCAGGAAGACATAGTTTCGAAGAAATAACACCCTAA
- a CDS encoding aminoacyl-tRNA hydrolase, whose product MFYIVGLGNPGTEYEKTRHNIGRAVVERVREHNDFPEWKHDKKAGALVSKGVLGTDAVTLVLPETYMNKSGSAVSYFVKSKKAAEKAVVVHDDLDLPIGTLKLVFNRGSAGHKGVESVKRALGTEAFVRLRIGVSPLGKDGNAKKPKGEDAVNTFVLKTFTPGEQSKIKDAVIRGEGALHAVLTLGRERAMNEFN is encoded by the coding sequence ATGTTTTACATCGTCGGTCTGGGAAATCCGGGAACAGAGTATGAGAAAACTCGGCACAATATTGGCCGCGCTGTTGTGGAGCGCGTGCGTGAGCACAATGACTTTCCTGAATGGAAGCACGACAAAAAGGCCGGAGCGCTCGTTTCAAAAGGCGTGCTAGGTACTGATGCTGTTACTTTAGTTTTACCCGAGACGTATATGAACAAGTCAGGGAGTGCCGTTTCCTACTTTGTTAAGAGCAAGAAAGCTGCAGAAAAGGCGGTTGTCGTCCATGATGATCTCGATTTGCCTATCGGCACCCTCAAACTTGTCTTCAACCGCGGCTCCGCGGGCCACAAAGGCGTCGAATCGGTCAAGCGTGCGCTCGGGACGGAAGCGTTTGTTCGTCTTCGTATCGGGGTCTCTCCTCTCGGCAAGGATGGCAATGCTAAGAAACCAAAAGGGGAAGATGCCGTGAATACTTTTGTCTTAAAAACGTTTACTCCCGGCGAGCAGTCGAAAATCAAAGATGCCGTGATTCGGGGAGAGGGAGCGCTCCATGCGGTTCTCACACTTGGGCGCGAACGCGCGATGAATGAGTTTAATTGA
- a CDS encoding S1 RNA-binding domain-containing protein, whose protein sequence is MFLLKKAKAEPSRKGEAETDESKEVAVEPTTKIKKTAAVSRTKKARPMSDELEQPVKEVNAAMHPMTSILEAAPKHPEDGDLVEGRVLTLEKGALYIDLVPFGTGIIYGREFLNAREIIKKINIGDIITAKVVEAENEDGYIELSLKEARQALIWSEAEDAMRGKSVFELSVKDANKGGLILEWQGIQGFLPASQLKAEHYPRVLDGNKDEILSELQKFVGKPLAVCILSVDPKEGKLIFSEKGLEEKEKTELVERYKVGDILEGEITGIVDFGLFVKIEDGLEGLVHISEMDWGLVENPRTFAKVGEKVKVQVIEIKDGKISLSIKALKENPWVDAEKKYKTGSMVTGVVIKYNKHGALISIEEGVAGLVHISEFGDEAKLREALELGKAYPVKITLFDPKAQRMTLSYAEAQKEAKK, encoded by the coding sequence ATGTTTTTACTTAAAAAAGCGAAAGCTGAGCCGTCTCGCAAAGGAGAGGCCGAGACGGATGAATCTAAAGAAGTTGCCGTAGAGCCAACTACTAAAATCAAAAAGACCGCGGCAGTATCTCGTACAAAGAAAGCGCGACCCATGTCGGACGAGCTGGAGCAACCCGTAAAAGAGGTAAATGCAGCAATGCATCCGATGACCTCTATTCTCGAGGCGGCACCCAAGCACCCAGAAGACGGTGACCTCGTCGAAGGACGTGTACTAACCCTTGAGAAGGGCGCCCTTTATATTGATCTCGTCCCCTTCGGCACAGGTATTATCTACGGAAGGGAATTCCTAAACGCGCGCGAGATCATCAAGAAAATAAACATTGGTGATATCATCACGGCAAAAGTAGTTGAAGCAGAGAACGAAGACGGTTATATAGAGCTGTCACTCAAAGAAGCTCGGCAAGCGCTCATCTGGAGCGAGGCAGAAGACGCCATGCGTGGCAAGAGTGTCTTTGAACTCAGCGTCAAAGACGCAAACAAGGGCGGTCTTATTCTCGAATGGCAGGGCATACAAGGATTCCTCCCCGCTTCTCAACTCAAGGCAGAGCACTATCCTCGTGTGCTCGACGGCAACAAAGACGAAATCCTTTCCGAACTCCAGAAGTTTGTGGGCAAACCACTTGCTGTCTGCATTCTTTCTGTTGACCCCAAAGAGGGAAAACTTATCTTTAGCGAAAAGGGACTAGAGGAAAAGGAAAAAACAGAATTAGTAGAGCGATATAAAGTTGGCGACATTCTTGAGGGAGAGATTACTGGCATCGTCGACTTCGGCCTCTTTGTTAAAATCGAGGACGGCCTCGAGGGGTTGGTCCACATCTCGGAGATGGACTGGGGACTCGTTGAGAACCCACGCACCTTTGCCAAAGTCGGTGAGAAAGTGAAGGTACAGGTCATAGAGATTAAGGATGGCAAGATTTCGCTCTCCATTAAGGCACTCAAGGAGAACCCATGGGTGGATGCAGAAAAGAAATACAAAACAGGAAGCATGGTTACCGGTGTTGTAATTAAGTACAACAAACACGGCGCCCTCATCTCTATTGAGGAAGGAGTTGCCGGCTTGGTCCACATCTCGGAGTTCGGAGATGAAGCAAAGCTCCGCGAAGCGCTCGAGCTAGGAAAAGCGTACCCGGTGAAGATTACACTCTTCGATCCCAAGGCACAGCGCATGACACTCTCATACGCCGAAGCACAAAAAGAAGCTAAAAAATAA
- a CDS encoding MBL fold metallo-hydrolase codes for MIITYYGLQFFKLQVGDLVIAVNPIAKGSKEKTARFGANIALITTNHPDMNGAEQVTHGDKKPFVANGPGEYEVEGVPIRGFLTKTKYGSAASPQGGKGERPNTIYFFSIDSLDVCFLGALDDATIPPDVYEKIYNVDILFVPVGGGEVLTPSAAYKLALSFEPKLIIPMHYGEASSKELKTFLDEAGAENARPEEKLTLKKKDVESKTGEVVVLKPLTS; via the coding sequence ATGATCATTACCTACTACGGTCTACAATTCTTCAAACTTCAAGTGGGCGACCTTGTTATTGCCGTGAACCCGATTGCGAAGGGATCAAAAGAGAAGACCGCGCGCTTTGGAGCAAATATTGCGCTTATCACTACCAACCATCCCGATATGAACGGGGCGGAGCAAGTAACCCATGGCGACAAGAAGCCGTTTGTTGCGAATGGCCCAGGTGAATATGAAGTTGAGGGGGTTCCAATACGTGGGTTTCTTACCAAAACAAAATACGGTTCGGCAGCCTCACCACAGGGAGGCAAGGGAGAGCGCCCCAACACCATCTATTTCTTTTCCATAGATTCGCTCGATGTATGTTTCTTGGGAGCATTAGATGATGCGACGATTCCTCCCGATGTATATGAAAAGATCTATAACGTCGATATTCTCTTTGTTCCTGTGGGGGGAGGGGAAGTCTTGACCCCTTCTGCCGCCTATAAATTGGCACTTTCGTTTGAACCGAAACTCATCATCCCTATGCATTATGGAGAGGCGTCTTCGAAGGAGCTCAAAACATTTCTCGATGAAGCAGGAGCAGAGAATGCGCGTCCTGAAGAGAAGCTTACGCTGAAGAAAAAAGACGTTGAAAGTAAAACAGGAGAGGTCGTAGTCTTGAAGCCCCTTACTTCCTAG
- the gyrA gene encoding DNA gyrase subunit A, protein MANEKENIKESAEERIVPRKIVTEMRESYLDYAMSVITSRALPDVRDGMKPVHRRILYAMHDMGLSSGGRFRKSAAIVGEVLGKYHPHGDTAVYDSLVKMAQTFSSRYPLVLGQGNFGSVDGDSAAAMRYTEAKLSRSSSEMLRDIEKETVPFRPNYDGTHKEPEVLPAALPNVLLNGALGIAVGMATNMPPHNLREVVNATIHLIGDKDATTEDLLQHVQGPDFPTGGLVFNAKDIAHAYATGRGGVVTRGEAEIVEGKSGGFQVIITSLPYRVNKAEFVARIAELVREKKLEGVKALRDESSRGETRVAVDVKQGAQPQSILNYLYKHTDLETMFHYNMLALVDGVPRTLSLKSILQEFIKHREVVVRKRTEFDLAKAEERAHILEGLKKALDNIDKIITLIKKSKDTKDAHDNLQKQFKFSDRQATAILEMRLSKLAGLERRAVEDELKEKLELIKELKSILGSQAKIRDIIKKELKEVCDKYGDERRTKVVRGGVKMLSAEDLVPEEETVLVLSQGGYLKRTNPKEYRRQKRGGVGVMDLSTKEEDFISIFLTASTHASVLFFTNRGKAYQTKMYEIPEGKRATKGKSIMNFLPLSEGEFVTSVLPVPKEARQMKDLSLTMVTTGGTVKKVSADSFLDVRRSGIIAIKLKGADTLFSSFFVGKDDDIIIVTAKGQSIRFKSSQTREMGRAASGVRAVRFKKNDSVVGANAVKKSEKDPMLLVMSSKGYGKRTALAEYKVQGRGGSGIKTANVTPKTGSVIGARVVTEDLEEIIAISKNGTVIRTSLAEIPKLGRATQGVRVMKLREGDEVATFITL, encoded by the coding sequence ATGGCAAATGAAAAGGAAAACATAAAGGAAAGCGCTGAAGAGCGCATTGTCCCTCGCAAGATTGTTACCGAGATGCGCGAGTCATATCTCGACTACGCGATGTCGGTCATTACCTCCCGCGCACTTCCAGACGTGCGCGATGGCATGAAGCCGGTCCACCGGCGTATTTTGTATGCCATGCATGACATGGGGCTCTCGTCCGGCGGAAGGTTCCGCAAGTCTGCCGCCATCGTCGGTGAGGTGCTTGGTAAGTACCACCCACACGGCGACACGGCCGTGTATGACTCTCTGGTCAAAATGGCGCAGACGTTTTCTTCGCGCTACCCCCTTGTCCTGGGCCAGGGAAACTTCGGCTCTGTCGACGGAGACTCGGCAGCCGCTATGCGTTATACCGAGGCAAAGCTCTCGAGAAGTTCGAGCGAAATGCTTCGTGATATTGAGAAAGAGACAGTACCCTTTCGTCCCAACTATGATGGCACACACAAAGAACCGGAAGTATTGCCTGCAGCGCTACCAAACGTCCTCTTGAACGGCGCTTTGGGTATTGCCGTCGGTATGGCAACCAACATGCCTCCGCATAACCTGCGCGAAGTGGTCAACGCCACCATACACTTGATTGGCGACAAAGACGCGACAACGGAGGACTTGCTCCAGCACGTCCAAGGTCCCGATTTTCCAACAGGGGGCCTCGTTTTCAACGCCAAAGACATTGCTCACGCTTATGCGACTGGTCGCGGAGGTGTAGTGACGCGCGGAGAGGCAGAAATTGTCGAGGGCAAAAGCGGCGGTTTCCAGGTTATCATTACCTCGCTCCCGTATCGCGTGAACAAAGCAGAGTTTGTTGCGCGCATTGCCGAGCTTGTCCGCGAGAAGAAACTCGAAGGCGTTAAGGCGCTCCGCGACGAATCCTCACGAGGAGAGACGCGTGTTGCGGTGGATGTGAAGCAGGGTGCCCAGCCGCAATCTATTTTAAATTACCTCTACAAACACACTGACCTAGAGACGATGTTCCACTACAACATGCTTGCGCTGGTGGACGGCGTTCCGCGCACGCTTTCTTTGAAGAGCATTCTCCAGGAGTTCATCAAACACCGTGAAGTTGTTGTTCGCAAAAGGACCGAGTTTGACCTTGCGAAGGCAGAGGAGCGCGCACACATTTTGGAAGGGCTCAAAAAGGCGCTCGACAACATCGACAAGATAATCACCCTCATCAAGAAGTCCAAGGATACGAAGGATGCACACGACAATTTGCAAAAACAGTTCAAGTTTTCTGACCGACAAGCCACGGCCATCCTTGAGATGCGGCTGTCAAAGCTCGCCGGTCTCGAGCGTAGGGCGGTTGAGGACGAACTCAAAGAAAAACTCGAGCTCATTAAGGAATTGAAGTCGATTTTGGGAAGTCAGGCAAAGATCCGCGACATCATCAAAAAGGAGCTTAAAGAAGTATGCGACAAATACGGTGATGAACGAAGAACCAAGGTAGTAAGGGGCGGGGTGAAGATGCTCTCCGCAGAAGATCTTGTCCCCGAAGAGGAGACGGTCTTGGTGCTTTCGCAAGGAGGCTATCTTAAGCGGACAAACCCGAAAGAATACCGTCGCCAAAAGCGAGGAGGTGTTGGCGTGATGGACCTCTCTACCAAAGAGGAGGACTTTATTTCGATTTTCCTTACGGCCTCCACCCACGCAAGCGTGCTCTTCTTCACCAACCGCGGCAAAGCGTATCAAACAAAGATGTACGAGATCCCTGAAGGAAAGCGCGCAACTAAGGGCAAGTCCATCATGAACTTCTTGCCGCTCTCGGAGGGGGAGTTTGTTACCTCCGTTCTCCCGGTACCAAAGGAAGCGCGACAAATGAAAGACCTTTCGCTCACGATGGTGACCACAGGCGGGACCGTTAAGAAGGTGAGCGCGGATTCCTTCCTCGATGTCCGTCGGAGCGGCATCATCGCCATAAAGCTCAAGGGCGCTGATACACTTTTCTCCTCATTCTTTGTCGGGAAAGATGATGATATCATTATAGTAACAGCGAAGGGGCAGTCGATTCGCTTCAAATCTTCGCAAACGCGCGAGATGGGGCGCGCAGCGTCCGGCGTCCGGGCAGTCCGGTTCAAGAAGAACGATTCTGTTGTTGGTGCAAATGCCGTAAAGAAGAGCGAGAAAGACCCAATGCTCCTCGTCATGAGTTCTAAGGGCTATGGCAAGAGAACAGCACTCGCTGAGTACAAAGTTCAAGGACGCGGTGGTTCTGGTATTAAGACCGCAAACGTTACTCCTAAAACCGGTTCTGTCATCGGTGCTCGAGTAGTCACAGAAGACCTCGAAGAAATAATAGCCATTTCCAAGAACGGTACAGTGATCCGCACATCGCTCGCCGAGATACCAAAGCTTGGTCGCGCGACTCAAGGGGTCCGCGTGATGAAACTCCGTGAGGGAGATGAGGTTGCGACGTTTATTACACTGTAG
- a CDS encoding methyltransferase domain-containing protein, whose translation MPFSNPQTIIESCHFGMGWHVAEFGVGSGAYTRAILKVIGKEGFVYAVDIQKNLLNRVLREANDAGYSNISIVHGDLEQSSGSKLGTESMDAVVIANLLFQTKNKNGVVAEARRVLKPKGKVLVVDWSASFAGIGPREEDVISGAETEKLFTAAGFVAEKTVNAGEHHYGILFKKG comes from the coding sequence ATGCCTTTCTCCAACCCGCAAACAATCATAGAATCGTGTCACTTTGGAATGGGATGGCATGTGGCGGAGTTTGGTGTTGGAAGTGGCGCCTATACACGCGCTATTCTCAAGGTTATAGGGAAAGAGGGCTTTGTGTACGCCGTCGATATCCAAAAGAATCTCTTGAATCGCGTACTTCGCGAAGCGAATGACGCAGGGTATTCCAACATCTCGATTGTGCACGGAGACCTGGAGCAATCGAGCGGCTCTAAGCTTGGCACCGAAAGCATGGACGCTGTCGTCATTGCAAACTTACTCTTCCAAACAAAGAACAAAAATGGAGTTGTGGCAGAGGCGAGGCGCGTTTTGAAGCCCAAGGGGAAAGTGCTTGTTGTCGACTGGTCTGCCTCTTTTGCTGGCATTGGGCCACGTGAGGAAGACGTCATTTCCGGCGCTGAAACGGAAAAGCTCTTTACCGCCGCTGGATTTGTAGCAGAGAAGACGGTTAACGCGGGGGAGCATCACTATGGTATCCTGTTTAAGAAGGGATAG
- a CDS encoding extracellular solute-binding protein: MQFNAFQYTLLGIFGAFLILGIVIFSGLIPLGSDAPQGVGGTVVVWGTVSAARLSEPLVALNNKNKGLFEVQYVEKDSRFFDLELIEALAADRGPDLILLPHDLTLRHRDKILPIPYETFSERSFRDAYVDAGDLYFSSDGILALPFTIDPLVMYYNRSLLSGAGVVKAPAYWDEFFILGEELTKKDAAGNIETSAVSLGEYRNIRNTKDILSLLMIQSGNPIVEDENGVYRVLLSERLGLVVPPAESALRFFTEFSNPTKPMYSWNRSLSEAQDLFAANDLVIYFGYASERAQIEAKSPRLNFDVAPIPQVRNVATIATSGKMTGIAVLKRSKNITTAFYAAYALAGSEFLQAVLARDTLPPVRRDLLVHKPTDSFGRVFYDAALIVRLWPDPNPEATGRIFQDMIETVVSGRRTVAEAVGRAAIELTELYPSNP, encoded by the coding sequence ATGCAGTTTAATGCATTTCAATACACACTACTCGGCATCTTCGGCGCTTTTTTGATTTTGGGCATTGTCATTTTCTCGGGACTTATTCCGCTTGGAAGTGATGCACCACAAGGCGTTGGCGGTACAGTCGTCGTATGGGGGACTGTCTCCGCGGCTCGTTTGAGTGAACCGCTTGTTGCCCTAAACAACAAAAACAAAGGTTTGTTCGAGGTGCAGTATGTCGAAAAGGACTCGCGCTTCTTCGACCTAGAACTCATCGAAGCCCTTGCGGCAGATCGGGGACCTGACCTCATTTTGCTCCCACACGATTTGACCCTTCGACACCGAGACAAAATACTTCCGATTCCCTACGAAACGTTTTCGGAGCGCAGTTTTCGTGACGCATATGTAGACGCCGGTGATCTCTACTTTTCGAGCGATGGAATATTGGCGCTTCCCTTCACCATTGATCCCTTGGTCATGTACTACAACCGCTCGCTTTTGTCGGGGGCGGGTGTCGTTAAGGCTCCCGCGTATTGGGATGAGTTCTTTATCCTCGGGGAGGAACTGACAAAGAAGGATGCTGCAGGCAACATCGAAACAAGCGCGGTCTCCTTGGGGGAGTATCGGAACATCAGGAACACGAAAGACATCCTCTCACTCCTCATGATCCAAAGCGGGAACCCCATTGTTGAAGACGAAAACGGTGTGTACCGCGTTTTACTCTCGGAGCGTCTCGGCTTGGTTGTGCCTCCGGCCGAGAGTGCACTTCGTTTCTTCACCGAGTTTTCCAACCCGACAAAGCCCATGTACTCGTGGAATCGCTCACTCTCGGAAGCGCAAGATCTCTTTGCGGCGAATGATTTGGTAATATATTTTGGGTATGCGAGCGAGAGAGCGCAGATTGAGGCAAAGAGTCCCCGGCTCAATTTTGACGTCGCCCCAATACCACAAGTGAGGAATGTGGCCACCATTGCGACATCGGGCAAGATGACGGGGATTGCGGTTCTCAAGCGTTCGAAAAATATAACAACCGCATTTTATGCGGCGTACGCGCTTGCGGGAAGCGAATTCCTGCAAGCGGTCTTGGCACGTGACACGCTTCCGCCCGTACGTCGCGATCTCTTAGTTCACAAGCCGACAGACTCTTTTGGACGTGTCTTTTATGACGCCGCGCTCATTGTGCGCTTGTGGCCCGACCCAAATCCGGAAGCGACAGGGCGTATTTTCCAAGACATGATTGAGACGGTTGTCTCGGGAAGGCGTACCGTGGCTGAAGCAGTCGGTCGGGCGGCAATAGAACTCACGGAACTCTATCCTTCTAATCCGTAA